A single Dunckerocampus dactyliophorus isolate RoL2022-P2 chromosome 2, RoL_Ddac_1.1, whole genome shotgun sequence DNA region contains:
- the LOC129176738 gene encoding potassium voltage-gated channel subfamily A member 7-like produces the protein MDRSEHQDTEEKGGRRKESDAEKDKEMKNQLNIEEKGKTEIKKNEKEKKSCKAVWRRGSSLSERLVINVSGMRYETQLRTLAQFPDSMLGDPRRRSRYFDPMRNELFLDRNRACFDAILYFYQSGGRLRRPTNIPLDIFMDELMFYELGEDIMSRFKEDEGFSKEEEKPLPANEMQKKLWMLFEHPESSSAARIIAIISVMVIVVSILIFCLETLPDFRIEKETHEQNFYKDDSQAKNMSENMPAPLSVFQDPFFLVETVCICWFSFELIMRFACCPSKIHFFKDVMNIIDFSAILPYFVTLGTELARDSEVSPTTSLAIIRVIRLVRVFRIFKLSRHSKGLQILGQTLRASMRELGLLIFFLFIGVILFSSAIYFAEADHNDTAFISIPHAFWWAVVTMTTVGYGDMYPVTVWGKLVGSMCAIAGVLTISLPVPVIVSNFSYFYHRETECEDRSRYAHITSLLWEDEEVEEIQEENLHPEGDYYAIGGTYNNLNGTLSRPDMEQNSELGGNSLLREPLVTQV, from the exons ATGGACAGAAGTGAACACCAGGACACAGAGGAAAAAGGAGGCAGAAGGAAAGAGAGCGATGCAGAAAAAGATAAAGAAATGAAGAACCAACTGAACATTGAGGAAAAAGGCAAGACAGAGattaaaaagaatgaaaaagagAAGAAGAGTTGCAAGGCAGTATGGCGGAGGGGGTCGTCACTGAGTGAAAGACTGGTCATTAACGTATCGGGGATGCGCTATGAAACCCAACTTCGCACCTTAGCCCAGTTTCCTGACTCCATGCTCGGCGACCCACGAAGAAGGTCACGCTATTTTGACCCAATGCGAAATGAACTCTTCTTGGACCGAAATCGGGCCTGCTTTGACGCAATACTCTACTTTTACCAGTCAGGAGGGAGGCTTCGGAGGCCCACCAACATCCCCTTGGACATTTTCATGGATGAGCTGATGTTCTACGAGCTAGGGGAGGACATCATGAGCCGCTTCAAAGAGGATGAAGGTTTTTCCAAAGAGGAAGAGAAGCCCTTGCCCGCGAATGAAATGCAGAAGAAACTGTGGATGTTGTTTGAACACCCGGAGTCTTCATCAGCTGCTCGTATCATCGCCATCATTAGCGTTATGGTCATTGTGGTGTCGATTCTCATCTTCTGCCTGGAGACATTGCCGGATTTCCGCATTGAGAAGGAGACACACGAG CAGAATTTCTACAAGGATGACAGCCAAGCAAAGAACATGTCTGAGAACATGCCTGCACCCCTGAGTGTTTTCCAAGACCCCTTCTTCTTGGTGGAGACTGTGTGTATCTGCTGGTTCTCTTTTGAGCTCATCATGCGTTTTGCCTGCTGTCCCAGCAAGATACACTTCTTCAAAGATGTCATGAACATCATCGACTTTAGCGCCATTTTGCCCTATTTTGTCACTCTGGGAACGGAGCTGGCCCGGGACAGCGAGGTCAGTCCGACCACTTCTTTGGCCATCATCAGAGTCATCCGACTTGTGAGGGTCTTCAGGATCTTCAAGCTGTCCCGTCACTCCAAAGGCCTTCAGATTCTGGGTCAGACGCTGAGGGCAAGCATGCGTGAGCTGGGCCTTCTCATTTTCTTCCTGTTCATCGGCGTCATCCTCTTCTCCAGCGCCATCTACTTTGCAGAGGCCGACCACAACGACACAGCCTTCATCAGCATACCGCACGCCTTCTGGTGGGCTGTGGTCACCATGACAACAGTGGGCTACGGTGACATGTACCCTGTGACAGTGTGGGGTAAATTGGTGGGCTCCATGTGCGCCATCGCAGGTGTGCTTACAATTTCTTTGCCGGTTCCAGTCATAGTCTCCAACTTTAGCTACTTCTACCATCGTGAAACGGAGTGTGAGGATCGAAGCCGGTATGCACACATCACAAGCTTGCTGTGGGAAGACGAGGAGGTGGAGGAAATACAAGAGGAGAACCTGCATCCAGAGGGGGATTATTACGCTATTGGCGGGACCTACAACAATTTGAATGGTACTCTTAGCAGACCTGACATGGAACAGAACTCTGAATTAGGAGGAAATAGTCTTCTAAGGGAACCACTTGTCACTCAGGTGTAA
- the fgf21 gene encoding fibroblast growth factor 21, translated as MYLQMTQDGKVSGSDVQTPYSLLQLQSVQPGHIAVKGQRSSLFLCTDSGGSLRGQIHFSEDDCTFQELLLADGYTRFLSSHHRLPVSLASRRSPDQHAIPFTRFLPLKDTLPLEAASEEPPKPEMNFNLDSDDPLGMGQNSMLSPHFSVDK; from the exons ATGTATCTACAGATGACCCAGGATGGGAAAGTATCCGGAAGTGATGTCCAGACGCCTTATA GTTTGCTTCAGTTGCAGTCGGTACAACCAGGTCACATCGCCGTTAAAGGTCAGAGGTCATCCCTGTTTCTTTGTACAGACAGCGGGGGCTCTCTGAGGGGGCag ATACACTTCTCAGAAGACGATTGCACCTTCCAAGAGTTACTCCTGGCGGACGGATACACCCGTTTCCTGTCCTCACACCACAGACTTCCTGTGTCATTGGCGTCCAGGCGTTCCCCGGATCAACACGCTATCCCCTTCACGAGATTCCTGCCACTCAAGGATACCCTTCCATTGGAGGCTGCATCCGAGGAACCTCCAAAACCAGAGATGAACTTCAACTTGGACTCTGATGACCCTCTTGGAATGGGTCAGAATTCCATGCTTAGTCCTCATTTTTCAGTGGACAAGTGA